Proteins found in one Thermodesulfobacteriota bacterium genomic segment:
- a CDS encoding rhomboid family intramembrane serine protease: GINNWAHGGGMVAGFLLGHLLGYEERGREQPWHRWLAGGCVVLTALALAWALATALLVRFFG; encoded by the coding sequence CGGCATCAACAACTGGGCCCACGGGGGAGGCATGGTCGCCGGGTTCCTCCTGGGGCACCTGCTGGGCTACGAGGAGCGGGGAAGGGAGCAGCCCTGGCACCGGTGGCTGGCGGGCGGGTGCGTGGTCCTCACGGCCCTGGCCCTGGCGTGGGCCCTGGCGACGGCGCTGCTGGTGCGGTTTTTCGGGTGA